The following are encoded in a window of Vigna unguiculata cultivar IT97K-499-35 chromosome 8, ASM411807v1, whole genome shotgun sequence genomic DNA:
- the LOC114193168 gene encoding exocyst complex component EXO70B1-like: MTTLDIQLTRWLRQTAVWRFVGFFSTVVGLVCYGRSSSFTLVFGEWSLFKIFLYTVFSLFLCFWSLLHAKVCPRSTCPLFKAHSALLLLTLTSVYSYFTDKAANGKPDVYSLISCAAFAIMSFSLSRQTQCGFEVDLLNFFLGFLILLLMKITLALAVVGVGFSYALIILRSSLDTTSYENCGTQDEHPVVIDMNQARMMQHLVDCAKALGKDNSNLANTLYKHVKEFVEDDSKRQVIDRNFVIDALPLGKTNDFRKTIQLMMGVGLRKECCKVYCNWRRESLKECLMSLLRFPEINTEGNGEGVEFKDYVIRRRLKAVRVALTILVPSERRLCDSVFSGIPSVADLCFTDVCRGATIQLLNIAVVTASGIHSNWRLFEILGMLQVWCKIIPSFRSLFPQLMVKKAMAMAIFQDELGKASMANFIKVRNMISHHPTFSIMANHCGVLVTTINVMRYLISTCLPQQTSEHNVAGTSSSSVYIDRIMKHFERKLVAESKRMNPARRYLSMMNTWRFVELSAEMSGLDCLKKYSAKVQQNLKFYQSTWSTVLEFLKLENNTLVEPNAYAESLKSNINLFNNAFEHIYSTQSTWVVFDMQQREQIIMSLQNILLPAYGSFIGRFQNILGKDAFNHIRYGMFDIQNQLNNWFLEGTKMIYQREKEGLLKLVQTKI; this comes from the coding sequence ATGACAACTTTGGACATCCAACTCACTAGATGGTTGAGGCAAACAGCAGTATGGAGATTTGTAGGTTTTTTTTCAACCGTTGTTGGACTTGTTTGCTATGGTCGCAGCTCCTCTTTCACCCTTGTTTTCGGAGAGTGGAGCTTGTTCAAGATCTTTCTCTACACTGTGTTTAGTCTCTTCCTCTGTTTTTGGAGTCTACTACACGCAAAGGTATGTCCACGCTCAACGTGTCCCCTATTCAAAGCTCACTCAGCACTATTGCTTTTGACCCTCACATCTGTGTATTCCTATTTCACTGATAAAGCTGCGAATGGAAAACCAGATGTATATAGTTTGATTTCCTGTGCTGCGTTTGCTATCATGTCATTCAGCCTCTCCAGGCAAACCCAGTGCGGTTTTGAAGTtgatcttttgaattttttcttgGGATTTCTAATACTGTTACTCATGAAGATTACATTGGCATTAGCTGTTGTTGGAGTAGGTTTCAGCTATGCCCTTATTATTCTTCGTTCATCATTAGATACAACATCATACGAGAATTGTGGAACACAAGATGAACATCCTGTAGTTATTGATATGAATCAAGCTAGAATGATGCAACATCTAGTGGATTGTGCGAAGGCCCTTGGGAAGGACAATTCCAATCTTGCCAACACGCTTTACAAGCATGTAAAGGAATTCGTTGAAGATGATTCTAAACGACAGGTAATCGATCGCAATTTCGTGATCGATGCGCTACCATTGGGAAAAACGAACGACTTTCGTAAAACTATACAGCTGATGATGGGTGTTGGGTTGAGAAAAGAGTGCTGCAAGGTGTACTGTAATTGGCGGAGGGAGAGCTTAAAGGAGTGCTTAATGAGTTTATTAAGGTTCCCAGAGATCAACACCGAGGGCAATGGTGAAGGGGTTGAATTTAAAGATTACGTTATTAGAAGAAGGCTTAAGGCTGTGAGGGTCGCTCTTACAATACTTGTCCCCAGTGAGCGACGACTTTGTGATAGCGTCTTCTCCGGGATCCCTTCTGTTGCTGATCTTTGTTTCACTGATGTTTGTCGGGGAGCTACCATTCAATTGCTGAATATTGCCGTTGTCACTGCGAGTGGTATCCATTCCAACTGGCGGTTGTTCGAAATCCTTGGTATGCTTCAGGTTTGGTGTAAAATAATTCCTTCGTTTCGATCATTGTTTCCACAGTTAATGGTAAAGAAGGCAATGGCAATGGCAATATTCCAGGACGAACTAGGAAAAGCAAGCATGGCCAATTTTATCAAAGTGAGAAATATGATTTCCCATCACCCAACCTTCAGTATAATGGCCAATCATTGCGGGGTTCTTGTAACGACCATTAATGTCATGAGGTACCTCATTTCTACTTGTTTGCCCCAACAGACCTCGGAGCATAATGTAGCGGGAACATCTTCATCTTCTGTGTATATTGATCGAATAATGAAACATTTCGAGAGAAAATTGGTGGCAGAGAGCAAAAGAATGAATCCTGCACGGCGCTACCTTTCCATGATGAATACTTGGAGGTTTGTAGAGCTAAGCGCAGAAATGTCCGGACTTGATTGTTTGAAAAAATACAGTGCAAAAGTTCAGCAAAACCTCAAATTTTATCAAAGTACTTGGAGTACAGTACTGGAGTTTTTGAAGCTAGAGAACAATACGTTAGTGGAGCCTAATGCTTACGCAGAGTCCCTGAAAAGCAACATCAACTTGTTCAACAATGCCTTTGAACATATATATAGTACTCAGTCTACATGGGTTGTCTTTGACATGCAGCAAAGGGAACAAATAATAATGTCACTTCAAAACATCTTGTTGCCAGCATATGGAAGCTTCATTGGGAGGTTTCAGAATATTCTTGGTAAAGATGCTTTTAATCATATTAGATATGGAATGTTTGATATCCAAAACCAACTCAACAACTGGTTTCTCGAAGGAACGAAAATGATCTACcaaagagagaaagaaggaCTATTAAAGCTTGttcaaactaaaatatga
- the LOC114195090 gene encoding uncharacterized protein LOC114195090, whose protein sequence is MTLFDNGQFLKSFTASLNFSRFINQTKGAALQKSSYVYPKFQSSRTEKAMQISGVYVLCDWTNLLCVEFLFQPCIWRVELLQDHPLHHDLLNFFLGCLTVQLMEINLILFIVAAIFCYCFGILRSKDSNSEIGTVPMEDQATIELDTADGGEREAEDNIGQQQVPLLRMVGDGYNWKKYEDKVGKGNENQVSYYKCTHPNCYVKKKVGRTLEGKIVEINYQGTHTHHKLMNNMKRNSSSEYLYSVVTSESVTSDLPDQSLDQYPNEI, encoded by the exons ATGACTCTCTTTGACAATGGACAATTTCTCAAATCCTTCACTGCCTCTTTGAACTTCTCAAGATTTATAAACCAAACCAAAGGCGCTGCTCTACAGAAATCAAGTTATGTCTATCCGAAATTTCAATCCTCTAGAACAGAAAAGGCTATGCAGATTTCTGGGGTTTATGTCCTGTGTGATTGGACTAATCTGTTATGCGTTGAGTTCCTCTTTCAACCATGTATTTGGAGAGTGGAACTTCTTCAAGATCACCCTTTACACCATG ATCTTCTCAATTTCTTCCTTGGATGTCTAACTGTTCAACTTATGGAGATCAATTTGATACTCTTTATCGTTGCTGCTATCTTCTGCTATTGTTTCGGGATTCTTCGTTCTAAAGACTCTAACTCAGAGATTGGAACAGTACCAATGGAAGACCAAGCAACCATAGAACTTGATACCGCAGATGGTGGAGAAAGAGAAGCAGAGGACAACATTGGCCAACAACAAGTTCCGTTGTTAAGAATGGTAGGTGATGGTTACAATTGGAAAAAATACGAAGATAAAGTAGGGAAAGGGAATGAAAATCAAGTAAGTTACTATAAATGCACACACCCCAATTGTTATGTGAAGAAAAAAGTTGGTAGAACTTTAGAGGGGAAAATTGTTGAGATCAATTACCAGGGTACCCATACACACCACAAGCTTATGAATAATATGAAGAGGAACTCTTCATCTGAATATTTGTATTCAGTGGTAACTTCAGAGTCTGTCACCAGTGACTTGCCAGATCAATCATTGGATCAGTATccaaatgaaatataa
- the LOC114193859 gene encoding GDSL esterase/lipase At2g24560-like: protein MSSSTMHLVMLMHVCIGVLASNNLVQSSKFSSLLVFGDSTVDPGNNNYLLTISKANYFPYGIDFPGHVPTGRFSNGKLVPDFLASALNIKDTVPPFLNPDLSDQELLTGVSFGSGQSGIDDFTASLTNVLSMDQQLQYFKAYTMKLKQIVGEDQAMQRLHDALVLISVGTNDFILNFHDFPSRRLMFITIDAYQDYLLDKFEVIIKELYDQGCRNIGVAGLPPLGCVPLQMTLKLKIDRQCLMHQNTDSEKYNQKLAQRLSLLQATLPQSKIVYGDLYHPLLNLFTHPQHYGMEVTNRGCCGSGYLEVIEICNAFTPLCSNHSKYVFWDSVHLTEASYSYLADYLIRVALPLFFK from the exons ATGTCATCATCTACAATGCATCTTGTGATGCTAATGCATGTTTGCATTGGTGTTCTTGCTTCAAACAATCTTGTCCAATCTTCAAAATTCTCATCCCTACTTGTTTTTGGAGATTCTACTGTTGATCCTGGTAATAACAATTACCTGCTAACTATTTCTAAGGCTAATTATTTTCCTTATGGCATAGATTTCCCAGGGCATGTACCCACAGGGAGATTCAGCAACGGAAAATTGGTTCCTGATTTTCTTGCCTCTGCCTTGAACATCAAAGACACTGTTCCTCCTTTTCTAAATCCAGACCTAAGTGACCAAGAACTTCTAACAGGAGTTTCTTTTGGCTCGGGACAATCTGGTATTGATGATTTCACTGCATCTCTCACTAATGTTTTATCGATGGACCAACAACTTCAATATTTCAAAGCTTACACAATGAAGCTGAAGCAAATCGTAGGAGAAGATCAAGCCATGCAAAGACTTCATGATGCTCTTGTTCTCATCTCTGTTGGTACTAACGATTTCATTTTGAATTTCCATGACTTCCCCTCTCGACGACTCATGTTCATCACCATCGATGCTTACCAAGATTATTTGCTTGATAAGTTTGAGGTCATCATTAAG GAACTATATGACCAAGGATGTAGGAACATTGGTGTGGCCGGGCTTCCTCCCCTTGGTTGTGTGCCTCTTCAAATGaccctaaaactcaaaattgaTAGGCAATGTTTGATGCATCAGAATACTGACAGTGAGAAGTATAATCAGAAGTTGGCTCAGAGACTCTCCCTGTTACAAGCTACACTCCCTCAAAGCAAAATTGTATATGGAGATTTGTATCACCCACTACTTAACCTTTTTACTCATCCTCAACATTATG GTATGGAGGTAACAAACAGAGGGTGTTGTGGATCAGGTTACTTGGAAGTGATTGAGATATGTAATGCATTTACACCTCTATGCAGTAATCACTCAAAGTATGTATTCTGGGACAGTGTTCATTTAACAGAAGCATCTTACAGTTATCTTGCAGACTATCTTATAAGAGTAGCTTTGCCCTTATTCTTCAAATAG